One Mugil cephalus isolate CIBA_MC_2020 chromosome 12, CIBA_Mcephalus_1.1, whole genome shotgun sequence DNA segment encodes these proteins:
- the LOC125017826 gene encoding olfactory receptor 6C1-like, which translates to MNLCCLIMDNVSFVKVFILSGFNETIHYRVALFAFTSLYYSLILFFNISLVMIIVLDENLHEPMYVLLVSFCINGLYGTTGFYPKFLLDLLSSSQVISYEGCLIQAFIVYSFVCCDMSILAVMAYDRYLAICRPLHYHSFMTKRRLSQLVCFSWLTPFCILSISIMLTSKLKLCGSKIQKFFCVNWIIVKLACSEADTLSNSIFAYITIVVYMCHGFFIIWTYMHLIKTCARSKEDRVKFMQTCVPHLVSLTTFVIVILIDLMYMRFGSADLPQSLQNFIAIEFLLIPPVMNPLIYGFKLTKIRNRILGLVCLRRK; encoded by the coding sequence ATGAATCTTTGCTGCCTGATCATGGATAACGTATCTTTTGTAAAAGTTTTCATTCTGTCAGGGTTTAACGAGACAATTCATTACAGAGTCGCTCTCTTTGCATTCACTTCACTGTATTatagtttgattttatttttcaatatcTCTCTTGTTATGATCATTGTCTTAGATGAAAACCTGCATGAACctatgtatgttttattggtgAGCTTTTGCATTAATGGGCTTTATGGCACCACAGGTTTCTACCCAAAATTCCTCTTAGACCTACTGTCGTCCTCTCAAGTAATCTCATATGAAGGCTGCCTTATACAGGCTTTTATCGTgtactcatttgtttgttgtgacATGTCCATCCTAGCAGTTATGGCCTACGACAGATATCTGGCTATATGTCGACCACTTCACTACCACTCTTTCATGACTAAGAGGAGGCTCTCTCAGCTGGTGTGTTTCTCCTGGCTAACACCTTTCTGCATTTTGTCCATCAGTATCATGCTCACATCTAAACTGAAACTATGTGGATCAAAAATCCAGAAATTCTTTTGTGTGAACTGGATAATTGTTAAACTTGCCTGTTCTGAAGCCGATACCCTTTCAAACAGCATATTTGCATATATTACAATTGTCGTTTATATGTGTCACGGGTTTTTCATCATTTGGACTTACATGCATCTAATTAAAACATGCGCAAGGTCCAAAGAAGACAGGGTAAAGTTCATGCAGACGTGCGTGCCTCATTTAGTCTCTTTAACCACATTTGTTATTGTAATACTTATAGATTTGATGTACATGCGATTTGGCTCCGCTGATTTACCACAAAGTCTTCAAAACTTCATCGCTATAGAAtttctcctcatccctccagTCATGAATCCGCTCATTTATGGATTTAAACTGACCAAAATACGGAACCGAATTCTGGGTTTAGTTTGTctcagaagaaaatga
- the LOC125017811 gene encoding olfactory receptor 2K2-like, with protein sequence MREIYFMNLCCLIMDNVSFVRIFILSGFNETIHYGVTLFAFTSLYYSLILFFNISLVMIIVLDENLHEPMYVLLVSFCINGLYGTTGFYPKFLLDLLSSSQVISYEGCLIQAFIMYSFACSDLSILAVMAYDRYLAICRPLHYHSFMTKRRLSQLVCFSWLTPLCILSINIILTSKLKLCGSKIQKLFCVNWIIVKLACSEADTLSNSIFAYITIVIYVCHGFFITWTYMHLIKTCARSKDDRVKFMQTCVPHLVSLTTFLTVILIDVMYMRFGSADLPQSLQNFIAIEFLLIPPVMNPLIYGFKLTKIRNRILGLVGVRRK encoded by the coding sequence ATGAGGGAAATATACTTTATGAATCTTTGCTGCCTGATCATGGATAACGTATCTTTTGTAAGAATTTTCATTCTGTCAGGGTTTAACGAGACAATTCATTACGGAGTCACTCTCTTTGCATTCACTTCACTGTATTacagtttgattttatttttcaatatcTCTCTTGTTATGATCATTGTCTTAGATGAAAACCTGCATGAACctatgtatgttttattggtgAGCTTTTGCATTAATGGGCTTTATGGCACCACAGGTTTCTACCCAAAATTCCTCTTAGACCTGCTGTCGTCCTCTCAAGTAATCTCATATGAAGGCTGCCTTATACAGGCTTTTATCATGTACTCATTTGCTTGCAGTGATTTGTCCATCTTAGCAGTTATGGCCTACGACAGATATCTGGCTATATGTCGACCACTTCACTACCACTCTTTCATGACTAAGAGGAGGCTCTCTCAGCTGGTGTGTTTCTCCTGGCTAACACCTTTATGCATTTTGTCCATCAACATCATACTCACATCTAAACTGAAACTATGTGGATCAAAAATCCAGAAATTATTTTGTGTGAACTGGATAATTGTTAAACTTGCCTGTTCTGAAGCCGATACCCTTTCAAACAGCATATTTGCATATATTACAATTGTCATTTATGTGTGTCACGGGTTTTTCATCACTTGGACTTACATGCATCTAATTAAAACATGTGCAAGGTCCAAAGATGACAGGGTAAAGTTCATGCAGACGTGCGTGCCACATTTAGTCTCTTTAACCACATTCCTGACTGTAATACTTATAGATGTGATGTACATGCGGTTTGGCTCTGCTGATTTACCTCAAAGTCTTCAAAACTTCATCGCTATAGAAtttctcctcatccctccagTCATGAATCCGTTAATCTACGGATTTAAACTGACCAAAATACGAAACCGAATTCTAGGTTTAGTTGgtgtcagaagaaaatga